A genomic window from Vanessa cardui chromosome Z, ilVanCard2.1, whole genome shotgun sequence includes:
- the LOC124543145 gene encoding zinc finger protein SNAI2-like, with protein sequence MPRCYMVKKGNQRHDGPPPCSPTEASVAPPCYSPSEDTAITEAGRAEYEEPACNPMERTAADTEAAHDLLSLANSLPPLPLPPPPPPPPPPPAPIFTMLQPPETPIVPVYTYTIQPTNIFIIADEPPEPIYHVLPTVAPIPQFEYMLEPQLSYLAYQPMPEQQIQFVDSVAVPVIETLHPLNPVPISASHMDSVMLPEPLPDALPQPPNEPLPERLPESLPQPMHETLSEPMPPALHEPLPETQPERQMEPEVEPELDPELELEPELMEENSSQHSKDKMVKYDCDECGKRYATSSNLSRHKQTHRSLDSHAAKRCSDCGKAYVSMPALAMHVLTHRMGHVCGVCGKQFSRPWLLRGHLRSHTGERPYDCPVSGCGKAFADRSNLRAHLQTHSAEKNYECCRCHKTFALKSYLTKHLETTCLVFMNE encoded by the coding sequence AAGCAGGTCGTGCTGAATATGAAGAGCCGGCATGCAATCCGATGGAGCGGACGGCAGCAGACACAGAAGCAGCACATGACCTGCTCTCCCTCGCCAACAGTCTGCCGCCGCTGCCGCTGCCGCCACCACCGCCACCGCCACCGCCCCCACCCGCTCCAATATTCACAATGCTGCAACCTCCCGAAACACCCATCGTCCCCGTGTATACCTATACCATACAGCCAACCAACATTTTCATCATCGCGGACGAGCCCCCTGAGCCTATCTACCACGTGCTACCAACCGTCGCACCCATACCGCAGTTCGAATACATGCTCGAACCACAATTAAGTTACCTCGCTTACCAACCAATGCCAGAACAGCAAATCCAATTCGTAGATTCAGTGGCTGTACCTGTCATCGAAACTCTACATCCTCTAAATCCGGTGCCAATCTCTGCATCGCACATGGATTCTGTTATGCTACCCGAACCTTTACCCGATGCTTTGCCTCAGCCCCCGAATGAACCTCTTCCCGAACGATTGCCAGAATCCTTGCCTCAACCTATGCACGAAACTCTGTCCGAACCAATGCCGCCAGCTCTTCACGAACCCCTACCCGAAACGCAGCCTGAACGACAGATGGAACCAGAAGTCGAACCAGAACTTGATCCGGAGCTCGAACTGGAGCCCGAACTGATGGAAGAAAACTCGTCGCAACATTCAAAAGATAAAATGGTAAAATACGATTGCGATGAATGTGGCAAACGATACGCAACGTCGTCAAATCTGTCAAGACACAAACAAACGCATCGCAGTCTCGACTCGCACGCGGCCAAGCGCTGCAGCGATTGCGGCAAAGCATACGTGTCGATGCCCGCACTCGCGATGCATGTGCTCACCCACAGAATGGGGCACGTGTGCGGCGTTTGCGGCAAGCAGTTTTCTCGGCCGTGGCTCCTCCGGGGGCACCTGCGTTCACACACCGGCGAGAGACCGTACGACTGTCCCGTCTCGGGCTGCGGCAAGGCATTCGCGGATCGCTCCAATCTACGCGCACATCTACAGACCCATTCAGCAGAAAAAAATTACGAATGTTGTCGCTGCCACAAAACGTTTGCTCTCAAGAGCTACCTCACAAAGCATCTGGAGACGACGTGTCTGGTCTTCATGAACGAGTAA